A window from Gossypium raimondii isolate GPD5lz chromosome 7, ASM2569854v1, whole genome shotgun sequence encodes these proteins:
- the LOC105769700 gene encoding uncharacterized protein LOC105769700: MKWRLRSPVKRLHVKVKPLKLEGITRNEEEDDKKIVLIEMVWRGPKSSLVSFHISSSSRHKRNRSSEKILGNGESIEWEDDEFDNLCDFPVVSKDLGFGSWDVLFDVLLGKNCEEKSKLAVAGKVSLDLAKLVSEMECSEIERKLPITLNVNGVVIEATLSILVSFAEVRDTTGGAQNSVESNKEDGFFKMVKRLTRRKEKKNNYQLNSFDSDESLVFDSDGMNGDDSTTTSESSSGELSLGPELESSRNLETRLGPAQNYMVRMLSWKKRRLSFRTSAKKTELLGFDFDRHPETCSVVDSQKGEYWWEVKELVSRNGAARLKAQVFFASFDQRSERAAGESACTALVAVIAHWLHSNHASMPTRPEFDNLITQGSSEWRKLCSNTAYTNAFPDKHFDLETVLKADVRPVTVSHEKSFTGFFSPDKFECLKGAMSFDEIWNEIKSSETNNCQPRVYIISWNDHFFVLKVESKAYYIIDTLGERLFEGCKQAYMLKFDDSSLMYGKKKKKDDEMAICSGKECCREYIKRFLAAIAVEELEEEEKKGRVSAFTLHQRLQIDFHYSSFSSATSSSHFFF; the protein is encoded by the exons atgaAGTGGCGGCTGAGGTCTCCAGTAAAGAGATTGCACGTGAAAGTGAAGCCATTGAAGCTTGAAGGGATAACTAGAaatgaggaagaagatgataagaAAATCGTGTTGATTGAAATGGTGTGGAGAGGACCCAAGTCTAGTTTGGTTTCGTTTCATATATCGTCGTCTTCAAGGCATAAAAGGAATCGCAGCAGTGAGAAAATTTTAGGAAATGGGGAATCAATTGAATGGGAGGATGATGAATTTGACAACTTGTGTGATTTCCCAGTAGTTTCCAAAGATCTTGGTTTCGGTTCCTGGGATGTTTTGTTCGATGTCTTGCTT gGAAAGAATTGCGAAGAAAAAAGTAAACTGGCGGTGGCGGGGAAAGTTTCTTTGGATTTGGCAAAGCTGGTTTCTGAAATGGAGTGTTCCGAGATTGAAAGAAAGCTTCCCATCACGTTGAACGTGAATGGTGTGGTCATCGAAGCTACTCTTTCC ATATTGGTGAGTTTTGCGGAGGTGAGAGACACGACAGGAGGTGCCCAAAACTCAGTCGAGTCAAACAAGGAAGATGGGTTCTTCAAGATGGTGAAGAGGTTAACCCGCCGGAAGGAGAAAAAGAATAACTATCAACTGAATTCCTTTGACTCTGATGAGTCCCTGGTATTTGACTCGGATGGTATGAATGGGGATGACTCTACCACCACGAGTGAAAGCAGCAGTGGCGAGCTGAGTTTAGGACCTGAGTTGGAATCGTCCCGAAATTTGGAAACTCGGTTGGGACCGGCCCAGAACTACATGGTAAGGATGTTGTCGTGGAAGAAAAGACGATTAAGTTTTAGAACGTCCGCGAAGAAAACAGAGCTCTTGGGTTTTGACTTTGACCGGCACCCTGAAACCTGTTCTGTCGTTGACTCCCAG AAGGGAGAATATTGGTGGGAAGTGAAAGAATTAGTGAGCAGAAATGGAGCAGCAAGGCTGAAAGCTCAAGTGTTCTTTGCTTCCTTTGACCAACGAAGCGAAAGAGCCGCTGGGGAGAGTGCCTGCACCGCTCTGGTCGCCGTCATCGCTCACTGGCTCCATTCAAACCATGCCTCCATGCCAACGAGACCTGAATTCGATAACCTCATAACACAAGGTTCCTCTGAATGGCGTAAGCTCTGCTCCAACACAGCTTACACCAATGCCTTCCCCGATAAACATTTCGATCTCGAGACCGTCCTAAAAGCCGATGTCAGGCCCGTCACCGTCTCCCATGAAAAATCATTCACGGGGTTTTTCAGCCCCGATAAATTCGAGTGCTTGAAAGGAGCAATGTCTTTCGATGAGATATGGAACGAAATAAAAAGCAGCGAAACAAACAATTGTCAGCCGAGGGTGTATATCATCAGCTGGAACGATCATTTCTTCGTGTTGAAGGTCGAATCGAAGGCATATTACATCATCGATACGTTGGGTGAGCGGCTATTCGAGGGGTGCAAACAGGCGTACATGTTGAAGTTCGATGATTCAAGTTTGATGTacgggaagaagaagaagaaggatgaTGAGATGGCAATATGTAGCGGGAAAGAATGTTGCAGGGAATATATAAAAAGATTCCTAGCGGCCATAGCAGTTGAGGAGCTtgaggaagaagagaaaaagggcAGAGTCTCTGCTTTCACTCTTCACCAGAGATTGCAAATTGATTTTCATTATAGCTCTTTTTCTTCTGCAACTTCTTCGTCTCACTTCTTTTTTTAA